Proteins encoded within one genomic window of Ranitomeya variabilis isolate aRanVar5 chromosome 4, aRanVar5.hap1, whole genome shotgun sequence:
- the LOC143769291 gene encoding C3a anaphylatoxin chemotactic receptor-like, giving the protein MDDAADDLTTSNTTLDYDLSSGGYDEIDYYYYTNFMKKSSITLFSIVFALGIIGNGLVIWIAGFRMKNTISAVWFLHLAIADFLCCLSLPLRIADWAAVFSHRPHPAYCIVNIVLFNVNMSASVLLLTAMSTDRWVSVMWPFWAKVHRSRNLMRISAAIIWGLSVTGAGALYYVYKYRVGNLAEWCVYYNPTSPYNRELHETIHLIRLVIMCVIPFLIIVTSYITIFYKLRKSKRSQRSQRSSRIITAVISCFFICWFPYYTWRLIPLYAYDTTFYIAYAIITSLAYLNSCLNPIIYVFLTPNFQHGFLSSIPSRLERALGDHPNDLSRERGDAGDTRPAAV; this is encoded by the coding sequence GTCATCTGGCGGATACGACgagatagattattattattatactaactTTATGAAGAAGTCATCCATTACATTATTCAGCATTGTTTTTGCTCTCGGGATTATCGGTAATGGATTAGTCATCTGGATTGCCGGATTCAGGATGAAGAACACAATCAGTGCCGTGTGGTTCCTCCACCTGGCCATCGCGGACTTCCTGTGCTGCTTATCTCTCCCCCTGAGAATTGCTGACTGGGCTGCAGTTTTCTCACACCGGCCACATCCTGCTTATTGTATAGTGAACATTGTTCTGTTTAATGTGAACATGAGCGCCAGTGTTCTCCTCCTGACGGCCATGAGTACTGACCGCTGGGTGTCCGTCATGTGGCCATTCTGGGCCAAAGTCCATAGATCTCGTAACCTGATGAGAATCAGTGCAGCGATCATCTGGGGGCTGAGCGTCACTGGGGCCGGTGCTCTGTATTACGTGTATAAATACCGTGTAGGTAATCTAGCTGAATGGTGTGTATATTATAATCCCACATCTCCTTATAACCGAGAGTTACATGAGACCATTCACCTGATCAGATTGGTTATAATgtgtgtgatcccgtttctcatcaTCGTCACCTCTTATATCACCATTTTCTACAAACTTAGAAAAAGTAAGAGATCCCAGAGATCTCAGAGATCCTCCAGGATCATCACCGCTGTTATATCGTGTTTCTTCATCTGCTGGTTTCCATATTACACCTGGCGACTAATACCCTTGTATGCATATGACACAACATTCTATATAGCATACGCTATCATTACCAGCCTGGCTTATCTGAACAGTTGCCTGAATCCGATCATTTATGTGTTTCTGACACCGAATTTCCAACACGGTTTCCTCAGCTCCATCCCCTCCAGGCTAGAAAGAGCCTTAGGTGACCATCCTAATGACCTGAGCAGAGAGCGAGGAGATGCAGGAGACACTCGCCCTGCTGCTGTGTAA